The genomic region AAGAATAAGCGAGAAAAGAATAAAGATGTGAAGAAAATATTTCATTTCTTCATCATTTCAAGAACATCACAGACTTTGTTGATGGTGTCAACTGCTGTTTTCATGCCTTCTTCATCTTCTGCAGCAGGTTTCTGGAGAATTCCACCGAAGTGTCCACCATCACCTACAACTATCATTCCATGGATGTGCATCCACTCATGAATAGTCTGGATTGTTTTTTCCTGGCCGCCGTTTCTTGAACCACCGATTGCCATTGCAGCACCGAGTTTATTGCTGAGCTTGAATCCCTGTCTTCTGTGGACAACGCTTCTGTCACAGAGTGCTTTAAGCTGTGCTGTCATTGTTCCGAAGTAGACAGGAGATGAAACCACAATTGCGTCTGCTTCTACAAGCTTGTCATAGACTGGCTGCATGTCATCGTCTATTACGCATCTTTCTCCCTTTGCGCAAACTCCGCATGCAGTACATGGAGCAACTTTTGATTCAGAAAGGAAAACTGCATCAGTTTCAAAACCTCTTTCCGATGCGATTTTCAACATATCTTTGATTAATGTATCATTATTCTGGCCAACTTTAGGGCTTCCTGATATTCCGAGTATCTTCATATGATCACCACTTTGCAATAGAAGGCAATCAATATTAGTTTTTGGCTGCCTTTCTTTTTTCCTTAATGGAAAAGATATAATAAGATTAGTTCATTATGACAAAAAATTAGACAATATATGTCATTTATATACTTACGTGAACTTATTTACTCTATATATATTGATCATTGGTCATTCAGGTTATAAGAAGCGGTGATGGAATTTTGACTAGCAGGGACTATCTTACTATTGATGATTTTGATGTGGACGGCAAGACCATACTTGTGAGAGTGGATCTGAATACTCCTATGGATACGGAAGGTAACATTCTCGATGATATGAGAATCAGAAGCCATATTCCTACTATAAAGGATCTTGCAGATGCAAAGGTCGTACTCATGGCTCACCAGAGCCGCGCAGGTAAAAAAGATTTTACTACCATGAAACCACACGCCCAGCGCATGTCACATTTCCTCAGAAAAGAGGTAAAATATGTGGATGATATCTTCGGGACACATGCACGTTCTTCTATCTCATCCATGGAAAATGGTGATGTGATGTTACTTGAGAATGTCAGGTTCTACTCAGAAGAAAGTATAAGCAGACCTGCAGGTGAACACTCAGATACGCATATGGTAAGAAAACTCTCTCCTTTGATTGATATATTCCTCAACGATGCATTTGCTGTATCTCACAGAAGCCATCTTTCCATTATGGGCTTTACTGAAGTACTTCCAACAGGTGCAGGTCGCGTTATGGAGAAAGAGATAACATCACTTGACAGGGGCGTAAAAAGTGGTGAAAGTCCATGTATCTTTGTACTTGGCGGTGCAAAGGTTGACGATTCCCTGACAGTTGCTGAGAATGTCCTGAGTAATGGCGGTGCTGACAGAGTGCTTGTCACCGGTGTTGTTGCAAATGTTATGCTTGCGGCATCAGGTGTGGACATTGGTTCTACCAATCTTGATTTTATAAAATCGCAGGGTTACACCGACCAGATAACAAGAGGAAAAGAGGTTCTTGCGAAATTTGAAGGTAAGATAGGAATTCCTGTTGATGTTGCATTTAATGATGGTGGAAAAAGGGTTGAAGCTCACGTGAGTGAATTGCCTGACGGAAACCTTCCGATAAACGATATTGGTCTTGAGACCATTGTTTCTTTTGCTGATGAAATTAAAGCTGCAAAGACTGTAGTGCTTAATGGTCCTGCCGGTCTTTCAGAAGTTGAGCCATTTGCACTTGGCACCCATGAGATTATCAAGGCTGCTGTGCAGTCTGAATATTCTATCGCAGGAGGCGGTCATATTTCCGCAGAAGTGAGAAACCTCGGCTATGATGAGAAATTCTCTCACCTCAGTACAGGTGGCGGTGCATGTATTGATTACCTTGCAGGAGCAAAGCTTCCTGGAATTGAAGCTCTTAAGACTGCAGCCACTCGATACAGACTTAATAGATAAGAACTAAATTTATTTGCTGATGATTAATAGTCAGCAAAAAAAGGAGTGTTACTTATGAGTGAAGGGGTAAAATTACTTTCAGGTACCGAAGGTCAGGCTGCTGTGCAACTTGCCAGGGATGCCATTGAATTGTATTTGAGAACAGGTGAGATGATGGATGGTTCTGAGATCCAGCTCCCTGATATATTTAACGAAATACGGGGAGTTTTTGTAACTCTTACCAAAGGTCACGACCTGCGTGGTTGTATTGGTCACCCTTATGCCGATTCCTCATTAAGGCATGCAATTACAGATTCCGCTCTTTCAGCGGCACTTCGTGATCCAAGGTTTCCTCCGGTGAAAAAAGAAGAATTAGATGACATCACAGTGGAAGTGACAATACTCACAAAACCAGAACTTGTTGATGTTCCAGCAAAAGACCTGCCATCATCTATTAAGATTGGAAGGCATGGACTTATTGTAAAAAGTGGTTACAGGCAGGGTTTGTTATTACCTCAGGTTGCTCCTG from Methanolobus tindarius DSM 2278 harbors:
- a CDS encoding flavodoxin family protein codes for the protein MKILGISGSPKVGQNNDTLIKDMLKIASERGFETDAVFLSESKVAPCTACGVCAKGERCVIDDDMQPVYDKLVEADAIVVSSPVYFGTMTAQLKALCDRSVVHRRQGFKLSNKLGAAMAIGGSRNGGQEKTIQTIHEWMHIHGMIVVGDGGHFGGILQKPAAEDEEGMKTAVDTINKVCDVLEMMKK
- a CDS encoding phosphoglycerate kinase, with product MLTSRDYLTIDDFDVDGKTILVRVDLNTPMDTEGNILDDMRIRSHIPTIKDLADAKVVLMAHQSRAGKKDFTTMKPHAQRMSHFLRKEVKYVDDIFGTHARSSISSMENGDVMLLENVRFYSEESISRPAGEHSDTHMVRKLSPLIDIFLNDAFAVSHRSHLSIMGFTEVLPTGAGRVMEKEITSLDRGVKSGESPCIFVLGGAKVDDSLTVAENVLSNGGADRVLVTGVVANVMLAASGVDIGSTNLDFIKSQGYTDQITRGKEVLAKFEGKIGIPVDVAFNDGGKRVEAHVSELPDGNLPINDIGLETIVSFADEIKAAKTVVLNGPAGLSEVEPFALGTHEIIKAAVQSEYSIAGGGHISAEVRNLGYDEKFSHLSTGGGACIDYLAGAKLPGIEALKTAATRYRLNR
- a CDS encoding TIGR00296 family protein — translated: MSEGVKLLSGTEGQAAVQLARDAIELYLRTGEMMDGSEIQLPDIFNEIRGVFVTLTKGHDLRGCIGHPYADSSLRHAITDSALSAALRDPRFPPVKKEELDDITVEVTILTKPELVDVPAKDLPSSIKIGRHGLIVKSGYRQGLLLPQVAPDNDFDEIEFLNHTCIKAGLPHDAWVTGAEVYAFEGQIFTESEPRGEVIEKDFKEGSCSGK